In Anseongella ginsenosidimutans, one genomic interval encodes:
- a CDS encoding PSD1 and planctomycete cytochrome C domain-containing protein, with the protein MNCKPLYAIIAATATSLLLINCNRSEPEGITGSGKLPDKVDFNFHVKPVLSDRCFACHGPDDNAREADLRLDLEENAYAALKDMPEAHAIVPGKPEESMVYLRITSDDPDLKMPPPSSNLKLSEYEIKLIGKWIKQGAEYEKHWAFLPPEKPALPEVSREDWPRNDIDRFVLSKMDLVGLEPNEPADKEHLLRRVSVDLTGLPPDLEMMDAFLADDSPQAYEKIIDQLLASPAYGEKMALHWLDVGRYADSYGYQDDDRRTQWPWRDWVIHAFNENMPYDQFLLWQLAGDMLPEANKEQILATAFNRNHKYTEEGGVIEEEYRVTYNIDKTNTFSKGILGITMECAQCHDHKYDPFSQQDYYEMYAFFNNTPEKGLEGLVGSEPAKTPILYINDEDVKGILDFVNKPDTGRMMVSVMEELDTLRKTYILNRGLYDSPGKRVFAATPEAILPLDTTRYPRNRLGLAKWTISKENPLTARVFVNQVWNKIFGRGIVESTGDFGAQGKLPSHPELLDYLAVSFMEHDWDIKWLVKELVTSATYRQSAKISEKKLYTDPDNIYLARASRLRLPAELIRDHLLASSGLLVKQLGGPSFKGYQPDGIWEVTSSGRGTLARYVQDHGQDLYRRGIYGFIKLTVPPPNMLIFDASNRDQCEVERQRTNTPLQALVMMNDPAVLEAARVLSGTLLSQQELAPQERITRAFRRILCRTPKEKELELLMEFYKQELERYGKEPEKAKAFLQAGEYPHRRGLDAVQHAALMSLVHGIYNLEEAITRS; encoded by the coding sequence GTGAATTGTAAACCATTATATGCTATTATAGCCGCAACGGCAACCAGCCTGCTGCTGATCAACTGTAACCGGTCCGAGCCGGAAGGCATCACAGGATCAGGAAAATTGCCTGATAAAGTGGACTTTAATTTTCATGTGAAGCCGGTGTTGTCTGACCGGTGCTTTGCCTGCCATGGGCCGGACGACAATGCCAGGGAGGCCGATCTCCGGCTTGACCTGGAAGAAAACGCCTATGCAGCGTTAAAAGACATGCCGGAAGCGCATGCCATTGTTCCGGGAAAGCCGGAAGAAAGCATGGTCTACCTGCGCATCACCTCGGACGACCCCGATTTAAAAATGCCTCCGCCTTCTTCTAACCTGAAACTCAGCGAATACGAGATCAAACTGATCGGAAAGTGGATAAAGCAGGGCGCCGAATACGAAAAGCACTGGGCATTTCTTCCGCCTGAAAAGCCTGCTTTGCCGGAAGTTAGCCGGGAAGACTGGCCCCGGAACGATATTGACCGCTTTGTACTGTCAAAAATGGACCTGGTTGGCCTGGAACCAAACGAACCTGCTGACAAGGAACACTTGCTGAGGAGGGTTTCGGTAGACCTTACGGGGCTGCCCCCGGACCTGGAGATGATGGACGCTTTCCTGGCGGATGATTCCCCGCAGGCCTATGAAAAAATTATTGATCAGCTGCTGGCCTCTCCTGCCTACGGGGAGAAAATGGCGCTTCACTGGCTGGATGTTGGCCGTTATGCCGATTCTTATGGCTACCAGGATGATGACCGCCGTACACAGTGGCCCTGGCGCGACTGGGTGATCCACGCCTTTAATGAGAATATGCCCTATGACCAGTTCCTGCTGTGGCAGCTGGCGGGCGACATGCTGCCGGAAGCGAACAAGGAACAGATTTTGGCCACGGCCTTTAACCGCAATCATAAATATACGGAAGAGGGCGGTGTCATTGAAGAAGAATACCGCGTTACCTATAATATTGACAAAACCAATACGTTCAGCAAGGGCATTCTGGGCATTACCATGGAATGCGCCCAATGCCATGACCATAAGTACGATCCTTTTTCCCAGCAGGATTATTATGAGATGTATGCCTTCTTCAATAATACCCCGGAAAAGGGACTGGAAGGATTGGTAGGTTCCGAGCCGGCAAAAACGCCCATTCTTTACATTAACGACGAAGATGTAAAAGGCATCCTTGACTTTGTGAACAAACCTGATACGGGGCGCATGATGGTGTCGGTGATGGAAGAGCTGGATACGCTGCGAAAAACTTATATTCTTAACCGCGGATTATATGATTCACCGGGCAAGCGGGTATTTGCGGCTACGCCGGAAGCGATCCTTCCGCTGGATACCACCCGCTATCCCCGCAATCGCCTGGGGCTGGCCAAATGGACCATCAGTAAGGAAAATCCGCTGACCGCCCGCGTTTTTGTGAACCAGGTCTGGAACAAGATTTTCGGCAGGGGCATCGTTGAATCCACCGGCGACTTCGGGGCGCAGGGAAAGCTTCCCTCCCATCCCGAGCTGCTTGATTACCTGGCTGTCTCCTTTATGGAGCATGACTGGGATATTAAATGGCTGGTGAAGGAACTGGTGACCTCGGCTACTTACCGGCAGTCGGCTAAAATCTCCGAAAAGAAACTATATACCGACCCGGACAATATCTACCTGGCCAGGGCCTCCCGCCTGCGGCTGCCTGCGGAACTGATAAGGGATCATTTACTGGCCAGCAGCGGACTGCTGGTTAAGCAGCTTGGCGGCCCTAGTTTCAAGGGCTACCAGCCGGACGGCATTTGGGAGGTCACTTCTTCCGGAAGAGGCACCCTTGCGCGTTACGTGCAGGATCATGGGCAGGATCTTTACCGCAGGGGAATTTACGGCTTTATCAAGCTCACCGTCCCCCCGCCGAATATGCTCATTTTCGATGCCAGCAACCGCGACCAGTGCGAGGTGGAACGTCAGCGTACCAATACGCCCCTGCAGGCCCTGGTGATGATGAACGACCCGGCGGTCCTGGAAGCGGCAAGGGTCTTGTCAGGCACATTGCTTTCGCAGCAGGAGCTGGCGCCGCAGGAGCGGATTACCCGGGCATTCAGGCGGATCCTCTGCAGGACGCCCAAAGAGAAGGAACTGGAACTGCTGATGGAATTTTATAAACAAGAGCTGGAACGCTACGGAAAGGAACCCGAAAAAGCCAAAGCCTTCCTCCAGGCAGGAGAATACCCGCATCGCCGGGGACTGGACGCGGTTCAGCATGCAGCGCTGATGTCGCTCGTACACGGGATCTATAATCTTGAGGAAGCTATTACAAGGAGCTGA